Sequence from the Rhizobium sp. TH2 genome:
GAGCGACAAGCGGGTGATCGAGTGGTCGCGGCTCTACTGGTATCCCATCCTCTACGGCATAGTGCTCAATCGCCGGCCGCAGAAGGTCGGCAAGGCTTACGAGACGATCTGGAACAAGGATCTCGACGAGAGCTATCTGCGCACCTTTACACGCTCGCAGGCGGAGAAGATGTCCGCGCGGCTCTCGGAATACCCGGATGTGATCGTCGATTGGGGCATGCGCTACGGCAAGCCGTCGATCGCCGAAAAGCTCGGGTCGTTGCAGGCCCAGGGCTGCGAGAAAATCCTCCTCTTCCCCCTCTATCCGCAATATGCGGCTGCGACGACCGCGACGGTAAACGACAAGGCCTTCGATGCACTGAAAGCCATGCGCTGGCAGCCTGCGCTGCGCACCGTGCCGCCCTATCCCGGCGATGACGCCTATATCGGCGCGCTCGCCAATTCGATCAATACGCACCTGGCAACACTCGACTGGGAGCCGGAAAAGGTGCTGGCCTCTTTCCACGGCATCCCGCAGAGCTATTTCGACAAGGGCGATCCCTATTACTGCCAGTGTCACAAGACCCGCCGGCTCCTGCTGGAAAAACTCGGCTGGCCCGAGGACAGGCTGGTCCTGACCTTCCAGTCGCGCTTCGGCCCCGAGGAATGGCTCAAGCCCTACACCGACAAGACGGTGGAGCAAATGGCAAAGGACGGTGTCAAGCGCATCGCCGTCATCAATCCCGGCTTCGTCTCGGATTGCCTCGAAACGCTCGAGGAAATCGCGGTCGCGGCCGGCGAGATATTCCATCGCAACGGCGGCGAGAAATTCACCCACATTCCCTGCCTCAACGATAGCGATGACGGCATGGATGTGCTGGAGGCCCAGGTTCGGCGTGAGCTACAGGGCTGGGTTTAGACCCTCTTGCATTGAATTTGACCCGGTTCTGCCGGAGCAGGTTTTCGTCTGGGCAGAGGCGATTGGCGAAGGGCATATCCAGATATACGTCCGAGCCGATCGCCTCTGATCAAGGCGGAAAGATGCCCGGCCCACCGGGTTGGCTGAAGCGGGCCACCTATTCGTTCGGCCGGCTTGGCCGTAGAGCTGGGCTACGACGCGCGCCGGCCGAACGAATATCCGACTCCGCCTCAGCCAACAGAACCGGGTCAAATTCAATGCAAGAGGGTCTAGCAAGACCCCGCCCCAAACCCCTCCCCACAAGGGGGAGGGGCCCAACCCCGCTTTGCCGACCTGCCCCATTCAAAGGTCCAGCAACTCTCTGCCTTGCAACAGATTCGGTTGTCATTTGGAGGCGAACGGAAGCGACGAGTTGGCCCCTCCCCCTTGTGGGGAGGGGTTCGGGGCGGGGTCTTTCTTGAACCAAGCACCGACGCTGTCTATTTTCTTCCAAGCGAAATCAATCTCTTACGTCTCATTATAGGAAAATAATCCTCATATCTCTTCCCATTTCCCCAACTCCATGGCACAATCCCTGCCGTTCCACCTTCGGCCACCCCGCATGGCGATGCGGGCGGGGTGGAGCCGGTGCTTGGTATGGAGAGGCGACGCAAAGCTCCATGCCGGGGCCTGCGCAGAGAATGGTTCTCCTCCGGGCTGAAAAAGGCCCGGGCGTGCCTGTGAGGCATTGGAGGCCCGAACGGAGTGCGGGGGTGATGGTCCCGCAAACGCCATGCCAGCGATGGATGGCGGGATATACATCGGAGGCGATCGGAGACTGACAATCTCCGGCCAAACCCAGGCCGTTCGGTGACGCAGAGGAACCGGAGTTGCACGGGAAAAACCACCGAATACGGGGCACGGATACGTGTCTTAACGACCGGTTCCGAGGACCGGTCATCTAACTGTGGCACGCAAACGTGCCCCGGCCGATCATCCGTGCGAAGCGCGGAAAGATCGGGGACGTGCATGGTCAAGCCACGGGGCGGAACGGCTCGCGTGAAGGGACAGTTGTGGGTTGGAGAATTACAAATCATTTCACCACAGTCAGCCATGACAGCTTGCAAATAAAAGTCCGCATACCGACGTTTATGCTAATGCTAGTGTGCGCAAGGCGCGAGAGAACGCCGCTTAACCGGAGGGACAAATGGATCTCAATCTTTCAGGCATGGATTACGCCGTCATCGCCATCGTCATCGTGGTGATATGGACGCTGATTGCGGGCATCAAGACCGTGCCTCAAGGTTACAACTACACAGTCGAGCGGTTCAAGAAATATACTAGGACACTGCATCCCGGCCTGAACCTCATCGTCCCCTATATCGACACAATCGGCGCCAAGCTCAACGTGATGGAGCAGGTCCTCGACGTTCCGACCCAGGAGGTCATCACCAGGGACAATGCCAGCGTCAAAGCCGATGCGGTCGCCTTCTACCAGATCCTCAACGCCGCCCAGGCCGCCTACCAGATCTCTAACCTCAACCAGGCACTGCTCAACCTGACGATGACCAATATCCGCTCGGTCATGGGTTCTATGGATCTTGATGAGCTGCTCTCCAACCGTGATCTCATCAACGAAAAACTGCTGCGCACGGTCGATGAGGCCGCCAATCCCTGGGGCATCAAGATCACCCGCGTCGAGATCAAGGATATTTCGCCACCGCAGAATCTCCTCGATTCCATGGCCCGCCAGATGAAGGCGGAACGCGAGAAGCGTGCGCTGGTGCTGGAAGCCGAAGGCACGCGTGCCGCCCAGATTCTCAAGGCGGAGGGCCTCAAGCAGTCCGCCATTCTCCAGGCGGAAGGCAAGCGCGAAGCGGCCTATCGCGAGGCCGAGGCACGCGAACGTCTGGCCGAAGCCGAAGCCAAGGCGACGACCATGGTGTCGGAAGCAATCGGCGCCGGCAACGTCCAGGCGCTCAACTACTTCGTGGCGCAGAAATATACCGAGGCGCTGATTTCGATCGGCACCGCGAATAATTCCAAGATCGTGCTGATGCCGCTTGAAGCCTCATCGCTGATCGGTTCGCTCGGCGGCATCGGCGCCATCGCCAAGGAAGTGTTCGGCGACAATGGCGGTTCGCCCACGACACCGCGTCCGACCCCGGCCCGCTCGACGCCGAGCGTGAATACGACCACCGCCCAGTCCAATCCCTTCGTGATCCGTCCGGAAGGTAGCCAGACATGATCCTGACGCTGATCAAGGACGCCGGCCCGTGGGCGTGGTGGATCTTCGGCATCGCCTTGCTGATCGCCGAGCTTGTTCTGCCGGGCAATGTGCTGA
This genomic interval carries:
- the hemH gene encoding ferrochelatase, translating into MTAARPANHPPVKSGKVGVLLVNLGTPDGTDYKSMRRYLAEFLSDKRVIEWSRLYWYPILYGIVLNRRPQKVGKAYETIWNKDLDESYLRTFTRSQAEKMSARLSEYPDVIVDWGMRYGKPSIAEKLGSLQAQGCEKILLFPLYPQYAAATTATVNDKAFDALKAMRWQPALRTVPPYPGDDAYIGALANSINTHLATLDWEPEKVLASFHGIPQSYFDKGDPYYCQCHKTRRLLLEKLGWPEDRLVLTFQSRFGPEEWLKPYTDKTVEQMAKDGVKRIAVINPGFVSDCLETLEEIAVAAGEIFHRNGGEKFTHIPCLNDSDDGMDVLEAQVRRELQGWV
- a CDS encoding SPFH domain-containing protein; amino-acid sequence: MDLNLSGMDYAVIAIVIVVIWTLIAGIKTVPQGYNYTVERFKKYTRTLHPGLNLIVPYIDTIGAKLNVMEQVLDVPTQEVITRDNASVKADAVAFYQILNAAQAAYQISNLNQALLNLTMTNIRSVMGSMDLDELLSNRDLINEKLLRTVDEAANPWGIKITRVEIKDISPPQNLLDSMARQMKAEREKRALVLEAEGTRAAQILKAEGLKQSAILQAEGKREAAYREAEARERLAEAEAKATTMVSEAIGAGNVQALNYFVAQKYTEALISIGTANNSKIVLMPLEASSLIGSLGGIGAIAKEVFGDNGGSPTTPRPTPARSTPSVNTTTAQSNPFVIRPEGSQT